A window from Toxoplasma gondii ME49 chromosome IX, whole genome shotgun sequence encodes these proteins:
- a CDS encoding ankyrin repeat-containing protein (encoded by transcript TGME49_305580) codes for MLMRTAFWHASWKGHEAVCRLLLEKGAAINHQDFEGRTPLHEAAHHGHAHIVKFLIENNAAIDMPDAAGETPLMRAVRGGRIEIVEILLKGGAETNLITPDELTSFHFAAFEGNPELAKYLFYKGSWRNRFSLQERIESQRAEQLIAEQSSYTGEPMKSEGAVAGEGTDAAETFFEAESLETEVTPTPEADQGREDVASGQNRTPRSSASRLSSFGPFDDKVEDGNRENAERSIHSVDSGDYHARETEGEANNGTGYPGTGQGEGETERRPSSREFDDSAELNSHITGDAEG; via the exons ATG CTTATGCGAACTGCCTTCTGGCACGCCTCATGGAAAGGCCATGAAGCCGTTTGTCGCCTGCTGCTTGAAAAAGGTGCCGCCATTAACCATCAAGACTTCGAGGGCAGAACGCCCTTACACGAAGCAGCTCACCATGGTCACGCACACATCGTTAAGTTCTTGATTGAGAACAATGCGGCGATTGACATGCCAGATGCG GCGGGCGAGACCCCGCTGATGCGCGCTGTCCGAGGTGGAAGAATCGAA ATCGTCGAAATCCTCTTGAAAGGCGGGGCGGAGACCAATCTCATAACACCA GATGAACTGACCTCCTTCCACTTTGCAGCTTTTGAGGGAAATCCTGAGTTGGCAAAGTACTTGTTCTACAAGGGATCATGGCGGAACCGTTTTTCACTGCAAGAGAGGATCGAGTCTCAACGAGCGGAACAGCTGATAGCTGAACAGTCATCTTACACGGGTGAACCGATGAAATCGGAAGGAGCGGTcgctggagaaggaacagacgcTGCAGAAACTTTTTTTGAGGCTGAAAGCCTTGAGACAGAAGTTACCCCCACTCCAGAAGCAGACCAGGGAAGGGAAGACGTTGCATCCGGACAGAATCGAACTCCCAGAAGCTCAGCTTCGCGCTTGTCGAGCTTCGGACCCTTTGACGACAAAGTGGAAGATGGTAACCGTGAAAATGCTGAAAGGTCTATCCATTCGGTTGACTCTGGCGATTATCATGCACGTGAAACTGAGGGAGAAGCCAACAATGGTACCGGCTATCCTGGAACAGGTCAAGGCGAGGGTGAAACGGAGAGGCGTCCAAGCAGCCGTGAATTTGACGATTCCGCAGAACTGAACTCCCACATTACAGGGGATGCAGAAGGTTAA
- a CDS encoding ABC transporter transmembrane region domain-containing protein (encoded by transcript TGME49_305590~Predicted trans-membrane domain (TMHMM2.0):104-127:146-169:249-272:291-314:375-398:1125-1145:1202-1222:1225-1243:1341-1364), which produces MRDGYTKDGSLRGGWRQRSREKKVPLTFDSAGVFGKLFFTWINPVISTCMQHSVRPEELPPLSASDDVSYWSERTDKSLAEEEKLAAEGKRKPSVIRALWRVFRGMLLWIFVVYVIRDALGVLNTYFLKRLLQLDVTDASGFHRTVVIGSLISLVQLLQIFIETSIDFYTCRVYMRVEMCLLTSLFKKVIQPDTAAPPALIFREARPEETACAGAQKAGEKAEKGLVCVGEKAEKSPEEKKQARGFQGNVFNLMFVDIPSLASLIFTFVDVVMMPVRIGFAAGMLYMQIGVAAEVPGLIIVLAITAVTTILEVINASMKTKYMLYRDVRLDKSHEALSSMRTVRLLGWEDIAECNIKRYRDLEMHQRTLRMYLSAVSTWLSSSAATAMSIATFMAYTLPFIHKPRFRLRPELAIPVIHLLDSFIGPITDFPYAVNSVIEGYISLARIQNCFFPPVSSDCSPAGKKCDKAAKRPAAPGVSTPRRPDAEAGEDSPLLAPATEGVTNGFSRKSAFCLSSRVYQAAAEMLHVLQTDPSVEVIFSSATFAWMPHASSPFSPPPPFPRSLHLPLPDSPAERPEGAHASPLLLLPPAAAACGVRTLHDWSLQLRRGDLLLLTGPPGCGKSSVFHALLQQRELQLVEGAMFVKAALAVSLHAPRGQAGPSTTTDDTPPIGYIAQEPWLQIGTIKENIVFNQTVDETLYRRVVTACELHLDFDSWPGGDSRFIDEGGADLSGGQRMRIAMARAIYVSLAYRAQAQAQAACVAPQLTQRRQELLSDLRRIVGDGEAAQGGRQTQEGTEKQEGEGARKESEQQEGEGREMHAEEISHLLCFDETFNSLDPYVASRIFSNLFGPGGLLVDAAVIVGASEQSLSGLVDQLKGDRTPPHSAADSDKKMNISVGCLEDGRLAWLGTPEAFWTRVHEGTPAEASGVSTAAQAQDVVEEARNAAHATDAAHASPVDEKRRLRERGPRSEETIDGVLRGLELETPGVCQAEESSGLDDMLKNLMVNEQAASGQVKLVSYGWYLRRLGLLVAGLLVLLHLLTSGTDFASDLWIAKWTGKRPSSRAPDANKAGPPEHAVEGPGSVRGEEKKIAEAENQAARSLYDNQAALDKKQVLEKPSGTSNEFYLWCYVAIAGANIVFELLVKLTSARGSLTSASYIHSRLLNVVCTAPLWFYDQNPIGRILNRLSTDIAVIDAGIFKRMSLVLGAFLSCGLGLAVLAWTTTWALPLIPVLLLGVYFLVFRYYRATCREVQRASLISFSPLCSSFSECLSGRDTIFALRRKRDFCAKNLDQVEKSQRAKILHWGSSSWASIRLQLLTFPLAVLNAIVPRAVAYAQLQNAVATAAASGAVATVAASGSVSHAGYLGLALSYSLSVASSLRRLLIHYAHLEKEMCSVERVHEYISCTDKLNPDSVAVMDDAARLPSDQAGGPPPGVSHGRRASDRASVASQSGSAFPFLPVQRLGLQLVGVEVRYRRPGFHYVPRLRELLQARLAAEERGERIACETEEDAVIAPFLRGDPTTEQKRERHIRWLQKAVKDLERGDESIFLAPSVFRLSAQVGPTQHVGIIGRTGSGKSTLLQALNGLVPCYRGAILLDGTRIDCLPKQVLKQVIGVLPQNPITFKGMTVRDVLDPRHQFTDAELWAALDEVGISSLIHCLPGGMQLDTVVSPDDSVPPECAGACGQAKSRSRLFPQGSERRRSSIRSTASFHEGETSDPGVRGDAQDVVSSHPLSDVQVRYLAVARLALRAGSYRLILVDEPPAETLDQLHAGDDENEESPSDPASAGENGEHPVATLRRQSTCSHAPFVPIPQLIRRVFAHCTVFIVAHHAASLMTCDTVWLMWKGRKIGECSPAEIRTDKQLGEVMMRQVNEWKRQCADQ; this is translated from the exons ATGCGGGACGGCTACACAAAAGATGGGTCTCTCCGGGGGGGCTGGAGGCAACGAtccagggagaagaaggtccCCCTGACTTTTGACTCCGCCGGGGTCTTTGGGAAGCTCTTTTTCACGTGGATAAACCCCGTCATCTCCACGTGCATGCAACATAGCGTCCGTCCAGAAGAGCTACCACCTCTCAGCGCTTCCGACGATGTGAGCTACTGGTCAGAGCGCACGGACAAGAGtcttgcagaagaagaaaaacttgctgcggagggaaagaggaaaccATCGGTCATTCGCGCCCTCTGGCGCGTGTTCAGAGGAATGCTTCTCTGGATCTTTGTCGTCTACGTCATTCGAGATGCCTTGGGGGTCCTCAATACGTACTTCCTCAAGAGACTGCTTCAACTGGATGTCACAGATGCATCGGGGTTCCACCGAA CGGTGGTTATCGGGTCGCTGATTTCCCTCGTTCAGCTTCTCCAGATCTTCATTGAGACGTCCATCGACTTCTACACCTGTCGGGTGTACATGCGCGTCGAAATGTGTCTGCTGACCTCTCTCTTCAAGAAAGTGATTCAGCCTGACACCGCGGCGCCTCCCGCCCTCATCTTCAGAGAGGCCCGCCCAGAAGAAACCGCATGCGCGGGAGCTCAGAAGGCAGGCgaaaaagcggagaaaggaCTCGTCTGCGTGGGAGAAAAAGCTGAGAAGAGtccggaagaaaagaagcaggcgCGAGGGTTTCAGGGAAATGTCTTCAATCTCATGTTTGTCGAtattccttctctcgcttccctcaTCTTCACCTTCGTCGACGTCGTCATGATGCCCGTGCGAATCGGATTCGCAGCCGGAATGCTCTACATGCAA ATTGGAGTCGCGGCGGAGGTGCCGGGTCTGATCATCGTCCTGGCCATCACTGCGGTGACGACTATTTTGGAAGTCATCAATGCGAGCATGAAGACAAAGTACATG CTGTATCGCGACGTTCGTCTGGACAAAAGCCACGAAGCTCTTTCGTCGATGCGGACCGTACGACTTCTCGGCTGGGAAGACATTGCTGAATGCAACATCAAACGCTACAGAGACCTCGAGATGCACCAAAGGACGCTGCGCATGTACCTCTCAGCTGTCTCCACCTGGCTTAGCTCTTCTGCAG CGACGGCCATGTCCATCGCAACGTTCATGGCGTACACTCTCCCCTTCATTCACAAGCCC CGCTTCCGCCTTCGACCGGAGCTTGCCATTCCAGTGATTCACCTTCTGGACAGCTTCATCGGCCCTATCACGGACTTCCCCTACGCAGTAAACAGCGTGATCGAGGGGTACATTTCCCTCGCGCGCATTCAAAACTGTTTCTTCCCTCCAGTTTCCTCCGACTGCTCGCCAGCGGGGAAGAAATGCGACAAAGCTGCAAAACGCCCCGCCGCTccgggtgtctcgacacctcGGCGCCCCGACGCCGAAGCCGGGGAGGACTCGCCGCTGCTTGCGCCGGCGACTGAAGGCGTTACAAATGGCTTTTCTAGGAAATCAgctttctgcctttcctccAGAGTCTATCAAGCGGCGGCGGAGATGCTCCA CGTTCTGCAGACGGATCCGTCCGTGGAAGTCATTTTCTCTTCGGCGACTTTCGCCTGGATGCCGCATgcatcttctcccttctcgccacCGCCGCcatttcctcgctctctccaccttcccCTGCCCGACAGTCCGGCGGAGCGCCCCGAGggagcgcatgcgtcgccgCTGTTGCTGCTCCCGCCGGCCGCGGCCGCgtgcggtgtacgtacactgcaCGACTGgtctctccagctgcgcCGCGGCGACTTGCTGCTGCTGACGGGGCCGCCAGGGTGCGGCAAGTCTTCGGTGTTTCATGCGCTTCTTCAGCAGCGCGAGTTGCAGCTCGTGGAGGGCGCGATGTTCGTCAAGGCGGCGTTggcggtgtctctgcatgcgccccgCGGCCAGGCTGGGCCCTCGACGACCACTGACGACACACCGCCTATCGGGTACATCGCCCAGGAACCGTGGCTACAGATCGGGACAATCAAAGAGAACATCGTGTTCAACCAGACCGTCGACGAGACGCTCTATCGCCGCGTGGTGACAGCCTGCGAGCTGCACCTGGACTTCGACTCCTGGCCGGGCGGCGACTCGCGCTTCATCGACGAAGGCGGTGCGGACCTCAGTGGAGGCCAGCGCATGCGCATCGCAATGGCGAGAGCGATCTACGTCAGTCTCGCCTACCGCGCCCAAGCCCAGGCGCAGGCCGCCTGCGTCGCGCCGCAGCTTACTCAGAGGCGCCAAGAGCTGCTGAGTGACCTCCGACGCATTGTGGGGGACGGCGAAGCCGCGCAGGGCGGACGACAGACACAGGAgggaacagaaaaacaggagggagaaggcgcacGGAAGGAGTCAGAAcagcaggaaggagaagggagggagatgcatgcagaggagatCTCGCACCTGCTTTGTTTCGACGAAACGTTCAACTCCCTGGATCCGTACGTTGCGAGTCGCATTTTCTCGAATCTCTTCGGACCAGGAGGCCTTCTGGTCGACGCTGCGGTGATCGTCGGGGCGAGTGAGCAGTCGCTCTCGGGGCTGGTGGACCAGCTGAAAGGTGACCGAACTCCGCCGCACTCAGCTGCCGATTCAGACAAGAAAATGAACATCTCCGTCGGGTGTCTCGAAGACGGCCGCCTCGCCTGGCTAGGAACTCCCGAAGCGTTCTGGACCCGCGTCCACGAGGGGACGCCCGCGGAAGCTTCGGGCGTCTCGACAGCTGCCCAGGCGCAAGATGTcgtcgaggaagcgagaaatgcagcgcatgcaactGATGCGGCGCACGCATCGCCTGTGGACGAGAAGCGTCGCCTTAGAGAGCGCGGACCACGCTCAGAGGAGACGATCGACGGAGTGCTGCGGGGACTCGAGCTGGAGACCCCCGGCGTATGTCAAGCAGAGGAGAGCTCGGGACTGGACGACATGTTGAAGAACCTGATGGTGAACGAGCAGGCAGCGAGCGGGCAGGTGAAGCTCGTTTCCTACGGCTGGTACTTGCGGCGTTTgggtctcctcgtcgccggaTTGCTCGtgcttctccacctcctGACTTCAGGCACAGACTTCGCGAGCGACTTGTGGATTGCCAAGTGGACGGGGAAGCGGCCGTCGAGTCGCGCACCCGACGCGAACAAGGCAGGGCCGCCGGAGCATGCAGTGGAGGGACCCGGCAGCGTCcggggcgaggagaagaagatcgcGGAGGCGGAGAACCAAGCGGCTCGGTCTCTGTACGACAACCAAGCCGCGCTTGACAAGAAGCAGGTCCTCGAGAAGCCTTCTGGCACTTCCAACGAGTTCTACCTGTGGTGCTACGTCGCCATCGCGGGCGCAAACATCGTCTTCGAGCTGCTGGTGAAGCTGACGAGCGCGAGAGGATCGCTGACTTCCGCGAGCTACATCCACAGCCGCCTGTTGAACGTGGTGTGCACGGCGCCTTTGTGGTTTTACGACCAGAACCCGATCGGACGCATTCTGAATCGACTCTCGACAGACATCGCCGTGATCGACGCGGGCATCTTCAAACGCATGTCGCTCGTCCTCGGGGCCTTCCTCAGCTGCGGACTCGGCCTCGCCGTCCTCGCCTGGACGACGACCTGGGCGCTGCCTCTGATTCCTGTCCTCCTCCTCGGGGTGtacttcctcgtcttccgctACTACCGAGCCACCTGCCGCGAGGTCCAGCGCGCGTCGCtcatttctttctcgccgctTTGCTCCTCCTTCAGCGAGTGCCTCAGCGGCCGAGACACAATCTTTGCGCTGCGCCGAAAGCGAGACTTTTGTGCGAAGAACCTCGACCAAGTCGAGAAGTCTCAACGCGCGAAAATCCTCCACTGGGGATCCAGTTCCTGGGCCTCCATTCGCCTGCAACTCCTCACTTTCCCTCTCGCAGTTCTGAACGCCATCGTCCCCCGCGCCGTGGCGTACGCTCAACTGCAGAACGCTGTAGCGACAGCTGCAGCCTCGGGCGCTGTTGCCACAGTTGCAGCATCGGGGTCCGTCTCGCATGCGGGGTACTTGGGTCTGGCGCTTTCGTACTCGCTGTCGgtcgcctcctcgctgcgTCGGCTCCTGATTCACTACGCCCACCTTGAGAAGGAGATGTGCTCTGTCGAGCGCGTCCACGAGTACATTTCATGCACAGACAAATTGAATCCGGACTCGGTGGCTGTGATGGACGACGCCGCGCGCCTGCCTTCGGACCAGGCCGGCGGGCCGCCTCCAGGCGTCTCGCATGGGCGCCGCGCGAGCGACAGAGCCTCCGTGGCTTCGCAGAGCGGATCcgccttcccctttcttcccGTGCAAAGGTTGGGTTTGCAGCTTGTAGGAGTCGAAGTCCGATACCGTCGCCCAGGCTTTCACTACGTCCCCCGGCTCCGAGAGCTGCTCCAAGCGCGCCTGGCGGCAGAGGAGCGCGGAGAACGAATCGCGTGCGagaccgaagaagacgcggttATCGCGCCGTTTCTCAGAGGCGACCCGACGacggaacagaagagagagaggcacatTCGCTGGCTTCAGAAAGCTGTAAAAGACTtagagaggggagacgaaTCCATCTTTTTAGCGCCGAGCGTCTTCCGACTCTCCGCACAAGTTGGACCAACGCAACATGTTGGCATCATCGGACGCACAGGCTCAG GGAAATCCACTCTGTTGCAGGCGCTGAACGGTCTGGTGCCGTGCTACCGAGGCGCGATTCTTTTGGACGGGACGCGAATCGACTGTCTGCCGAAGCAGGTGCTCAAGCAGGTCATTGGGGTACTGCCACAGAACCCCATAACTTTCAAAGGCATGACTGTTCGAGATGTTCTCGACCCCCGA CACCAATTCACGGACGCGGAGCTCTGGGCGGCGCTGGACGAGGTGGGGATCTCGTCCTTGATTCATTGTCTTCCGGGAGGAATGCAGCTGGACACGGTGGTCTCTCCAGACGACTCAGTGCCGCCAGAGTGTGCGGGGGCATGCGGACAGGCGAAGAGCAGATCGCGGCTCTTCCCCCAAGGATCTGAGAGGCGCCGAAGCTCCATTCGCTCGACCGCCAGCTTCCACGAGGGGGAGACAAGCGATCCCGGGGTGCGCGGGGACGCACAGGACGTTGTTTCTTCGCACCCACTCTCCGACGTTCAGGTGCGGTACCTGGCGGTGGCGCGGCTGGCCCTTAGGGCAGGTTCGTATCGGCTGATTCTGGTCGATGAACCGCCAGCCGAGACTCTCGATCAGCTCCACGCTGGAGACGATGAGAACGAAGAGTCCCCGTCCGACCCAGCGAGTGCCGGGGAGAATGGCGAGCATCCGGTGGCGACCTTGCGCCGGCAATCCACTTGTTCGCATGCGCCGTTTGTTCCTATTCCGCAGCTGATTCGCCGAGTCTTTGCACACTGTACGGTGTTTATCGTCGCGCACCACGCCGCGTCGCTGATGACTTGCGACACAGTGTGGCTGATGTGGAAGGGCCGGAAAATCGGCGAGTGCAGCCCGGCAGAAATCCGAACAGACAAACAGCTAGGAGAAGTGATGATGAGACAGGTGAATGAGTGGAAACGTCAATGTGCAGATCAGTGA
- a CDS encoding hypothetical protein (encoded by transcript TGME49_305600), translating into MDDLVALQRQIDGISSEDEEETPAASVPATSTDKKERADAETHASDSDGKNAAEKEDSDEEFFDLATVVAEGRQRRLEQRTQVEKASEDAKNGLSPGIQLPCPAREMELVAERVREEAAQRELHARRARQRPEELTHVSAGGDVSQGLSRRERRRRKIENASQKPQQVYVGLPIGKSWHVPLVGIEGRGGYRKAAAEEEEAATKAGEKRKANLTVKEREKLKRMKGQSSHATWKPELWMQLRQQFD; encoded by the exons ATGGACGACCTCGTGGCTCTGCAGCGGCAGATCGACGGCATTTCCtcggaggacgaagaagaaacgccagcAGCTTCCGTCCCCGCGACTTCAACTGACAAGAAGGAACGAGCCGACGCGGAGACGCACGCGAGCGACTCGGACGGGAAGAAcgccgcagaaaaagaggactCGGACGAAGAGTTCTTCGACCTCGCTACGGTCGTTGCGGAAGGCCGCCAGCGGCGTCTCGAGCAAAGAACGCAGGTGGAAAAAGCCAGCGAAGATGCGAAGAACGGACTCTCTCCAGGCATCCAACTCCCCTGTCCCG CGAGGGAAATGGAGCTGGTGGCGGAGCGTGTACGggaggaggcggcgcagcgcgaactgcatgcacggcgcGCGCGCCAGAGACCCGAAGAGCTGACTCACGTTTCAGCAGGAGGCGACGTTTCTCAGGGTCTGAGTCgccgagagcgacgacgaagaaagatCGAAAACGCCAGCCAAAAAC CGCAACAAGTCTACGTAGGACTCCCCATCGGAAAGTCTTGGCATGTCCCCCTTGTTGGAATCGAGGGTCGCGGAGGTTACAGGAAAGCAGCagccgaagaggaagaggctgCGACAAAGGCAGGAG aaaagaggaaggcgaatctgacagtgaaggagagagagaagctgaagcGGATGAAGGGCCAGAGCTCTCACGCAACGTGGAAGCCTGAGCTCTGGATGCAGCTGCGACAACAGTTCGACTGA
- the IFT81 gene encoding intraflagellar transport protein IFT81 (encoded by transcript TGME49_305570) has translation MTSAQMIKEIVEGLNKHPFSMKTSLVAFDQEKPQGLLEILGKVLAYVDPERHKVDIQNESPESFFLRVAEAVHVLGYNASFDGYVKRKFERSFLSGEKDTVHPILHWLLTNLDHHKKRAYLAKFLVNIEIPTDFLAKDSQLADAYHEYKELQEKFKIFHSSTEQAESSSGGFSECKHEIQRLEKEKFLLCEKIEKLKQKPETETHLTNFLSVARELRAAQLEETTLAFRSQQQTDYFNYLSEQLDTTRKLLQALQALSGDPERGAAAYLKVLRQEERRTAEALAACIRELQQKQERLAEAEETNEKITVYKKQLQILIEKKKALEREVRNELAAQQCATMKRSAAENEFRNARGYCFMSKDEFATVRCFHSNLKTSGAHDTSVDTLRFSA, from the exons ATGACGTCGGCGCAAATGATAAAAGAAATCGTCGAGGGGCTGAACAAGCATCCCTTCTCCATGAAAACAAGCCTCGTGGCATTTGACCAAGAAAAACC GCAAGGTCTCCTTGAAATTTTGGGCAAAGTATTGGCTTACGTGGACCCCGAAAGGCATAAAGTTGACATCCAGAACGAAAGCCCGGAGTCATTCTTCCTGCGGGTTGCGGAAGCCGTCCACGTGCTTGGTTACAATGCTTCGTTTGATGGGTATGTCAAGCGGA AGTTTGAGaggtctttcctctctggggaaaaggacACTGTCCATCCCATTCTTCACTGGCTTCTGACTAATCTCGATCACCACAAAAAGCG AGCTTACCTGGCGAAGTTTCTTGTGAACATTGAGATCCCAACCGACTTCCTGGCAAAAGACAGTCAGTTGGCTGATGCGTATCATGAGTACAAAGAGCTGCAGGAGAAGTTCAAAATCTTCCATTCTTCAACGGAGCAAGCCGAAAGCAGTAGCGGAGGCTTCTCCGAATGCAAGCATGAAATACAGCGACTAGAAAAAG AAAAGTTTTTGCTATGCGAGAAAATTGAAAAGCTGAAGCAGAAGCCAGAAACAGAA ACCCATTTAACCAACTTCCTCAGTGTGGCGAGAGAACTGAGGGCGGCACAGTTGGAAGAAACAACCCTTGCCTTCAG ATCCCAACAGCAGACTGACTATTTCAACTACCTGTCAGAACAACTGGACACGACCCGAAAACTGCTGCAAGCGCTGCAGGCTCTGAGCGGTGATCCGGAACGAGGTGCCGCAGCCTATCTGAAAGTCCTCCGtcaagaagagcgaaggacaGCAGAAGCCTTGGCTGCTTGCATTCGCGAGCTCCAGCAGAAGCAGGAACGCCTGGCCGAG GCGGAGGAAACCAACGAAAAGATCACGGTCTACAAAAAACAA CTCCAGATTCTGATTGAAAAAAAGAAGGCTCTGGAGCGAGAAGTTCGGAACGAACTCGCTGCCCAGCAATGCGCCACCATGAAACGCTCTGCTGCTGAAAACGAATTCAGAAATGCCAGGGGCTACTGCTTCATGAGCAAAGACGAATTCGCAACTGTAAGATGTTTCCACAGCAATCTGAAGACCTCCGGGGCGCATGACACATCGGTGGACACcttgcgcttctctgcatga